The window AATATCAGCAAGCGGTTCGAGAATCGACAAATACCAATTTGGCGCGCGGGTTTCGGTATAAGGAGATAAAAGTTCCTCGAATGCTGCAACGGCTTGTTGATTGGTCCATTGTCTAAAAGAGCTTTGAATTAGCGACTGAATTTGGTCGATATGCTCAGGCGGTTTTATATACTGCTTATTGATTTCAAGCATCAGGTAAGCAAAAAAGTATTTCTCATTAGGCGTCCAGCGTTCACGGTTATACTGCGACAAAAGCTGTTCTTGAAGAGCTATTGCTTTCTTGTGCAGTTTTTCCTCAACATAATCCCACAGTAGATATAACTGCAGTTTGCGTCGGCGTTCGGAGGTTATGCTTGCGGCGGAGCTATCAAGAAATACTTCCAGTTCAAAACAGATTTGTTTATCAGGCTTACTTGCTGAATGCAGCATTCCCGGCTCAGGCAAAATACAAATTTCATCCAAGCGCATTGATTGATTTTCCATCGCCAATTGTTGTTGCGGAGAATAAAGAGCTAAAAACGCCATGGATGCTAAATCGGCATCAATTTCTACCGCTTTTCCAAAATGATTTGCAGCTGTTTTATACTTTTGCTCGTTGAGCGAATTAATTCCCCGTTCTATATAATTGACAACAGGACCTGTCGGAATATCTTCAAGGTTAGGATTCAAGCGAGCCTTTTGTGTTTGTCGAAGGCAGTCAGTGATATGCTTAACATCCAGATGATTTTCAGTATTGATCCAGAATACTAAAGAGCTAAGAAGCCATAATGGGTCATTGATAGTTTGCTCGGGAGCGATTGCAGCAAGCGCCTCCTCTACCAATCCATCCTTGTCATATATATTCAATTCAGTTTCATTCGGCATGATTACAGAACGTAAGATTATTCTGATATCGGTAGGATTGTAGTAAGTATATAACCAGTTGCGAAAATCATTTACCGATGGGTCATTCAGCAGCCAGTAAATATCTTCGGCTGTCAGCCAGTTAGTACGATATGCAGCATAACGAATATAAAGTTCGCTGATAAGCGTTTCTAAGGCATTGTCAGGTTGGGCAAGAATTAGCCGAGATTGTTTCTTATCCTCTGCCTGATTTAAAAATTCTATTCGAAAAACATTATCCGCCATGCCAATTTTTTGTTCACGGAATTTTACATCGGGTGTCTTAATGCCGAATTGCTTATAAATATCTCCTCGCAGTTTCGTTAAAGCCTCTTTTAATTCCGGCACTAAATCATCATCGGGTGTGATAAATCTTTCTTTTAGACTTCGCCCCAGATAAATTCGTATCGGCGGTTTGAGAGGAGGAAACCAAGGGGCGGTTTCCTCATAAACATCATAAAACTCGTATCCAAATAGCCATAAATCCTGAATATAGGCGTTTGCTCCCGGTCGTTTTTCCGGCAAAAACCGGGGAAGGTTTCCGGCTATGCTATACTGGCTCATTATCGCCATCTTCGCCGCCGAATCAGGCGGAATATCGGGATACATAGCAATCGCATCGAGCAGATAATCAAGCTTTGTTAAAGGATAACCTTGACGTACAATTTCGATAAGCACTCTTCTAATTCCATCAACACCGCCATAGGCTTTAACAACTTCTTCGATGGTCTGAGGATGATAAATTCCTTCGTTATCCAGAAGGTATTCAACACTTTCAAGCGTAAGAACAAATTCCGGCGTTTCGAGTAAACGAGCGGCAAGAGTGAGTACAGTAGCCGATTCTTTAGGCAGGGCATCGTGTCTTGATACATTCCATAAAGGCAGAGTCCAGTATGGCACAAACCAGTAGGCGCCTTCTTTCTCGGAAATTTCCAGCCGCGCCCATTCATTTTTATGATTGTTTAAAACATCAGGCAGTAAATCAGGAAGCCCGGTTTCAGAAACAAGAATATAGTCCGGTTTTAAAGGAACAAATATCGTTGAACTAAAGGATTCGGCAGATCGTTCCATCTGAACCTGTTGATATTGGTCGCTGTAGGTAAAGTATGAAATCTCCAGATATTCCGTCGATAGAGTGGTATCCGCAACCAATTTCAGACGCATAGGCGCGGCTATTCCCCAATCTTTCGCTAATTTTTTAGCCATCTCCTGCCACTGAATCTGGAGATTTGCTTTATTGAGATGGCGGTCTGGATTATACTTTAATGTCAGCGGCCATTCGCCGGTTATTTCCTCTAAATAAAGCAAATTTTGCTTGGTCGAATCACTGATTCTATATCCCTCACGTATAAGAGCATTAGATTCCTCAAGGATTTCTAACAGTTTTATTATACTGCCGCTGGTCTGCTTGTTCCAAAGATATAAAGCAACGCCATCCATCACGGTTTTAGTATTTTTTTGACGAATATCATCCGGCTGCTCAATGAGCGATTTAATCCGTTTGGTAGTGAGATTGTATTCCTCGTATGTTTGAATTATCCATCTGAAGCCAATAATAATTAGTAAAACAAACAGCAGTCCGACAATTCCTTTTATTGTTCGCCGCTGGGCTAAGGTATTTTGGTATTTCTGCTGCCAATCTTTATTGGATTCAAGAATTGGCTCTATCAAACGGTCGTGAGTTAACTCGTACCAGCGCGCTCCGGCGCGTATTTCAGCCCTGATTATATGCTGGTCTTCAAGTATATCTATGGCAGTATTGCTAATTTTTCCAGTATGAGTTTCACCCCTGAAAACAGTCCCGCGCGTTCCGGCAGGAGTAATAATCTGCATACTGAACCAGTTGCGTAAGTCTTTTTCTTTTATTCCGATAAGGTCTATGGTTTTTCTAAGCGAGGCCTCGTAAAATTCTCTCAATGCTGTTTCTATATCGCCGAATTTCTCTACATGTTCAGCCTTGATAACAGCAATATCCTGCGGCAGTTTTTGCCATAAGTTGCGGCAAACAACTTGAAGCTGTACCGGTTCGATATATTCGCCCTCAGATTCTAATATTTCGCCATTGATGCTTTTTACTCTGATTTTCAGGAGCTGATTAACAAGGTTTGAGGCTACCTCTTTATCAAAAGAACGCTCTGTGTCTCGCAATGGTCCCTCAACTGCCAGGCAAGCCGCTTCATGACGCAGACATTCCATACGATAACGGGTACGCAGGCATTCGGGAAGCAAATTCACATAAGGGTCAAAATTGGCTAAGAAATCCTCTCTGATAACAAAAAGTACGCGCAATAAAGGATCATCCTCAAGCGCTTCTGTTACTTGACGGAAAAAATCTTCCCTTTCTTTCCATCGTTCGGGGTAAAATGTAAACAGTTCTTCAAACTGGTCAAAAATGATTACGCGAGGCGAAGGTCTTTTATTCTTATTTAACTTATGACTTTTCTCTTTGAGGTATTCCGCCAGAGTCATTTTTTTCATTCTTGCCGGATCGGATATATCTTTTGACCAGCTAATTAAGGAATTTAACACATAAACATTCGAAACTTCATCGGGTTGTATATCCTGGGGAATTAAGCCGCGTACGCGTGTTGAGGGGAGTATTTCAAACCCTTTTTCCTCTAAAAGCGGTATAAGACGAGCATTAAGCAGAGATGTCTTACCGGCGCCCGATTGAGCATGAAGGATAACCTCGCCATGAGCCACAATTAGCGATAGAAGGTCGCGTGCTTCTCGTTCACGGCCAAAAAAGTATGGGCTGTCTTCTCTTTCGTAGGGACGCGGGCCGATATAGGGTTGCAGGTTATTAGCCATGATCAAACTCCTCCCATCGCTTTTTCAGCTCGGCAGCGAATTCCCGGCATGTTCCCCAGTAAACCTTTATTTCAAGTTTGCCAAAATAGCTGTCGAGATATTCCTGTACTTTTTCCCTTTGCTCATCAGAAACGCCTATTTCGCTTGGAGTGAGCTGTACCGAAACATGCGATATGCCGATACTTCTCTCAAGATAACCGTATATGCTTCTGAACAGGACGCGAAAATCCCAATCAGCGAGTCGGTAGCCCAAAAAAAGAAGCGATGTTCCGGCAAATGCGCCCTGTATTCGCGGAGGCAGGAGATTTTGGTCTTTGGATATGCTTATAAGGAAATCTAAGTAATCATCCTCAGTAAGAACCAGCGACTGTTTTACTCCAAAATGTCCGTGAAGGTGAAAAACTACCGGATTGGCTGGTGTTGGCTCATAGCTTGAATCCAGACCGAGAATGCCGGGCTGATTCTTGACTATCTTATTCCAGCGGCATAATTCCTGCTTGGGGTCTCGTCTGCGGCTGGCAAGGGCTTTAACCATGAAGTCATCATAA of the Candidatus Zixiibacteriota bacterium genome contains:
- a CDS encoding SIR2 family protein; translation: MPNTLRDKDWTLLLGRIRDGECTPFLGAGACYGTLPLGSDIARKWADKFHYPLQDSCDDLARVAQFMAVDFDSMFPKGEICRMFKDAASPDFNEPNEPHGILADLPLPIYITTNYDDFMVKALASRRRDPKQELCRWNKIVKNQPGILGLDSSYEPTPANPVVFHLHGHFGVKQSLVLTEDDYLDFLISISKDQNLLPPRIQGAFAGTSLLFLGYRLADWDFRVLFRSIYGYLERSIGISHVSVQLTPSEIGVSDEQREKVQEYLDSYFGKLEIKVYWGTCREFAAELKKRWEEFDHG
- a CDS encoding ATP-binding protein, yielding MANNLQPYIGPRPYEREDSPYFFGREREARDLLSLIVAHGEVILHAQSGAGKTSLLNARLIPLLEEKGFEILPSTRVRGLIPQDIQPDEVSNVYVLNSLISWSKDISDPARMKKMTLAEYLKEKSHKLNKNKRPSPRVIIFDQFEELFTFYPERWKEREDFFRQVTEALEDDPLLRVLFVIREDFLANFDPYVNLLPECLRTRYRMECLRHEAACLAVEGPLRDTERSFDKEVASNLVNQLLKIRVKSINGEILESEGEYIEPVQLQVVCRNLWQKLPQDIAVIKAEHVEKFGDIETALREFYEASLRKTIDLIGIKEKDLRNWFSMQIITPAGTRGTVFRGETHTGKISNTAIDILEDQHIIRAEIRAGARWYELTHDRLIEPILESNKDWQQKYQNTLAQRRTIKGIVGLLFVLLIIIGFRWIIQTYEEYNLTTKRIKSLIEQPDDIRQKNTKTVMDGVALYLWNKQTSGSIIKLLEILEESNALIREGYRISDSTKQNLLYLEEITGEWPLTLKYNPDRHLNKANLQIQWQEMAKKLAKDWGIAAPMRLKLVADTTLSTEYLEISYFTYSDQYQQVQMERSAESFSSTIFVPLKPDYILVSETGLPDLLPDVLNNHKNEWARLEISEKEGAYWFVPYWTLPLWNVSRHDALPKESATVLTLAARLLETPEFVLTLESVEYLLDNEGIYHPQTIEEVVKAYGGVDGIRRVLIEIVRQGYPLTKLDYLLDAIAMYPDIPPDSAAKMAIMSQYSIAGNLPRFLPEKRPGANAYIQDLWLFGYEFYDVYEETAPWFPPLKPPIRIYLGRSLKERFITPDDDLVPELKEALTKLRGDIYKQFGIKTPDVKFREQKIGMADNVFRIEFLNQAEDKKQSRLILAQPDNALETLISELYIRYAAYRTNWLTAEDIYWLLNDPSVNDFRNWLYTYYNPTDIRIILRSVIMPNETELNIYDKDGLVEEALAAIAPEQTINDPLWLLSSLVFWINTENHLDVKHITDCLRQTQKARLNPNLEDIPTGPVVNYIERGINSLNEQKYKTAANHFGKAVEIDADLASMAFLALYSPQQQLAMENQSMRLDEICILPEPGMLHSASKPDKQICFELEVFLDSSAASITSERRRKLQLYLLWDYVEEKLHKKAIALQEQLLSQYNRERWTPNEKYFFAYLMLEINKQYIKPPEHIDQIQSLIQSSFRQWTNQQAVAAFEELLSPYTETRAPNWYLSILEPLADIHSKSFWIPCYLAAQFTGVWWNKEDAFKVLDLTDRAESNISKIELHDRARQRAWLDYNRALAFLILIENEYPEPTDEYELHALRLLNNLIEIIPSDKYGWPELDRVYMSLADLYLKTNQIAKADSILYVALDIFPESEPLATQQFLLRLAQLEIDQALNSAVYGLSNPLFNKPDWLCISSFIQLLTREGNYEDVANRFLKTKHSYKDYILMMLYWTYNIERRINEANELLEKRWKSIDQSSWTERLVNGDIKVISEMMIGYYLGKVEAGMIFNPLENKEAFEQSIFGQAGLPFYGLRCEFYFYDALLQDISGNPDDCRKRQLMRLEKVLETEHYAYYEYHMARFLIENPYRWTSKKLK